From Amphiprion ocellaris isolate individual 3 ecotype Okinawa chromosome 10, ASM2253959v1, whole genome shotgun sequence, one genomic window encodes:
- the sdhc gene encoding succinate dehydrogenase cytochrome b560 subunit, mitochondrial isoform X1 — protein MQVQSPEEPEHKSNTSFLSLVFRTFARQGVCLSKPQYSFLYRHAAPMGTTAKDEMNKFWAKNARLNRPMSPHITIYQWSVPMMMSITHRGTGVGLSGAISAFAVAALVLPGNYPYYLDLIHSLSIGPILIGLAKFGIAFPVSYHTYNGIRHLYWDVGKGFKIPEVYRTGYTVIGLSIITSIAIAMI, from the exons ATGCAGGTACAAAGTCCTGAAGAGCCAGAACATAAATCTAACACTTCTTTCTTGTCGCTTGTTTTTAGGACGTTTGCCCGTCAGGGTGTCTGTCTCTCCAAACCACAGTACAGTTTCCTCTACAGACA TGCTGCTCCAATGGGAACCACAGCTAAGGATGAGATGAACAAGTTTTGGGCCAAAAATGCCAGATTAAACCGACCCATGTCTCCCCATATCACCATCTACCA ATGGTCTGTCCCCATGATGATGTCCATCACACACAGAGGAACTGGAGTGGGACTCAGTGGAG CTATCTCAGCCTTTGCGGTGGCAGCGCTGGTATTACCGGGAAACTACCCCTACTACCTGGACTTGATCCACTCGCTGTCCATCGGCCCCATTCTCATTGGGCTGGCCAAGTTTGGCATCGCTTTCCCTGTATCGTACCACACCTATAACGGCATCCGCCACTTG tacTGGGATGTTGGCAAAGGCTTCAAAATTCCAGAAGTCTACCGCACCGGCTACACAGTTATCGGCCTGTCCATCATCACCTCCATCGCCATTGCAATGATCTAA
- the sdhc gene encoding succinate dehydrogenase cytochrome b560 subunit, mitochondrial isoform X2: MALLLRTFARQGVCLSKPQYSFLYRHAAPMGTTAKDEMNKFWAKNARLNRPMSPHITIYQWSVPMMMSITHRGTGVGLSGAISAFAVAALVLPGNYPYYLDLIHSLSIGPILIGLAKFGIAFPVSYHTYNGIRHLYWDVGKGFKIPEVYRTGYTVIGLSIITSIAIAMI; encoded by the exons ATGGCGCTGCTCTTAAG GACGTTTGCCCGTCAGGGTGTCTGTCTCTCCAAACCACAGTACAGTTTCCTCTACAGACA TGCTGCTCCAATGGGAACCACAGCTAAGGATGAGATGAACAAGTTTTGGGCCAAAAATGCCAGATTAAACCGACCCATGTCTCCCCATATCACCATCTACCA ATGGTCTGTCCCCATGATGATGTCCATCACACACAGAGGAACTGGAGTGGGACTCAGTGGAG CTATCTCAGCCTTTGCGGTGGCAGCGCTGGTATTACCGGGAAACTACCCCTACTACCTGGACTTGATCCACTCGCTGTCCATCGGCCCCATTCTCATTGGGCTGGCCAAGTTTGGCATCGCTTTCCCTGTATCGTACCACACCTATAACGGCATCCGCCACTTG tacTGGGATGTTGGCAAAGGCTTCAAAATTCCAGAAGTCTACCGCACCGGCTACACAGTTATCGGCCTGTCCATCATCACCTCCATCGCCATTGCAATGATCTAA